The Deltaproteobacteria bacterium genome window below encodes:
- a CDS encoding type II toxin-antitoxin system VapC family toxin — translation MANLEKVVIDTNLLVRYITDDDPGKAKSVDNLLTKAMNGDVQVLIPSIVIAELVWVLESFYEMQATDIAGIVQAILNTPGIEVMDRPVIASALLLYKSQNIDLIDAWIIEFAKDRNIKTIYTFDKKHFKKVKDIEIRKP, via the coding sequence GTGGCAAATCTTGAAAAGGTTGTTATTGATACAAACCTTCTGGTCAGATATATTACAGACGATGATCCAGGAAAAGCAAAATCAGTCGATAACCTGCTGACGAAGGCAATGAATGGTGATGTACAGGTACTTATCCCTTCAATTGTTATCGCAGAACTTGTATGGGTTCTTGAAAGTTTTTATGAAATGCAGGCAACCGATATTGCCGGCATTGTACAGGCCATTCTTAATACACCTGGTATCGAAGTCATGGATAGACCAGTAATAGCATCGGCTTTGCTCCTCTATAAATCCCAAAACATAGATCTGATAGATGCATGGATAATTGAATTTGCCAAGGATAGAAACATCAAGACCATCTACACTTTTGATAAAAAGCACTTCAAAAAAGTAAAGGACATCGAGATAAGAAAACCATAA